From a region of the Desulfobotulus mexicanus genome:
- a CDS encoding molybdopterin-containing oxidoreductase family protein, whose product MGNWHKTGCVLCAQNCGLEILVEEGRMVKVRPDKDNPRSEGYACRKGLNVLYHQYPADRLTHPLKRVDGAFIPISWDQAMEEIAEKLKTGLAAHGPRSFAYLGASAQGGHMEAGFGVSLMRALGSQNLYTSAGQEFSGAWWVQGRMFGKQYILTGPDEHETQMLVAWGWNGMQSHQMPKTPMVLKEISKNPERLLVAVDPRKSETAEIADIHLALRPGTDALLIKAMIAILVQEGWEKKEYLEAHCEGWERIRPWFENFDSMAAIEVCGLAYDTVHELCRLMATRRWSFHPDLGIYMGRHSTLNSYLLNVLGAVCGIFGQRGGNIIPGMVMPLGSHADERSEKVWKSAVTGMPPAAAGSFPCSILPEEILTDHNDRIRSIIVSTCNPLRSWPDTKALEKAFLSLDLLVVCDMVMSETARLAHYVLPCRSFYESFDGTFFPWTYPEVYFQLRRPLVKPHGESLEASQIFTLLADRLGLIPEIPGKVMEAASKDRMTFGAELMGWIANHPEHLSKMLFILGKTLGKAWDSAALAALWGMMMTAPKSFRKNAARAGFETGFDMGDRIFQALLDHPQGLWVGKVDREKNLDEVKTPSGKIDLFIEELAEKAASLNAAEEIKALTLPEDFPLVLNAGRHRSTNMNTQMRNPEWIKGKRGCTIAVHPEEAAKLGLQDKDTVRVVTEGGSAVGELEVKEDVRPGMVLIPHGFGLIYDGVKWGFNVNDLTMHTHRDPIGTPLHRFVPCRLEVCGEEKGL is encoded by the coding sequence ATGGGAAACTGGCATAAGACAGGATGCGTACTCTGCGCCCAGAACTGCGGGCTGGAAATTCTGGTGGAGGAAGGCCGTATGGTGAAAGTGCGGCCGGATAAGGACAACCCCAGAAGCGAGGGCTATGCCTGCCGCAAGGGTCTGAATGTGCTTTATCATCAGTATCCTGCGGATCGTCTCACCCATCCCCTGAAAAGAGTGGACGGTGCCTTTATCCCCATCTCCTGGGATCAGGCCATGGAGGAAATTGCGGAAAAACTGAAAACCGGCCTTGCCGCCCACGGCCCCCGCTCCTTTGCCTATCTGGGAGCTTCCGCCCAGGGCGGTCACATGGAAGCCGGGTTTGGGGTAAGCCTCATGCGGGCTTTGGGTTCCCAGAACCTCTACACCTCCGCAGGTCAGGAGTTCAGCGGAGCCTGGTGGGTGCAGGGCCGCATGTTCGGAAAACAGTACATCCTCACCGGCCCGGATGAGCATGAAACCCAGATGCTGGTGGCCTGGGGCTGGAACGGGATGCAGAGCCATCAGATGCCAAAGACCCCTATGGTACTGAAGGAAATCAGTAAAAACCCGGAACGCCTTCTCGTGGCAGTCGATCCCCGAAAAAGCGAAACTGCTGAAATTGCGGATATCCACCTTGCCCTCCGGCCGGGAACGGATGCCCTCCTCATCAAGGCCATGATCGCCATTCTGGTGCAGGAAGGCTGGGAGAAAAAAGAATACCTTGAAGCCCATTGCGAGGGCTGGGAGCGTATCCGGCCCTGGTTTGAAAATTTTGACAGCATGGCCGCCATTGAAGTCTGCGGCCTTGCCTATGATACCGTGCATGAACTCTGCCGCCTTATGGCTACCCGCAGATGGTCCTTTCATCCGGATCTTGGCATCTACATGGGCAGGCACAGTACCCTCAACTCATATCTGCTCAATGTTCTCGGTGCTGTCTGCGGTATTTTCGGACAAAGGGGCGGCAATATCATCCCCGGCATGGTGATGCCTTTGGGTTCTCATGCGGATGAGCGCAGCGAAAAGGTCTGGAAATCCGCCGTTACCGGAATGCCCCCTGCCGCAGCCGGGTCTTTTCCCTGTAGCATCCTGCCCGAAGAAATCCTCACCGATCACAATGACCGCATCCGCTCCATCATCGTGAGCACCTGCAATCCCCTGCGCTCCTGGCCGGATACCAAGGCTCTGGAAAAGGCCTTCTTAAGCCTCGATCTTCTCGTGGTCTGTGACATGGTGATGAGCGAAACCGCCCGTTTGGCCCACTATGTGCTGCCCTGCCGCAGTTTCTATGAATCCTTCGATGGCACTTTCTTCCCATGGACCTATCCCGAGGTCTATTTTCAGCTGCGAAGGCCCCTTGTGAAACCCCATGGGGAAAGTCTCGAAGCCTCACAGATTTTCACCCTGCTTGCGGACAGGCTGGGACTGATCCCGGAAATTCCGGGAAAGGTGATGGAAGCCGCATCCAAAGACCGCATGACCTTTGGGGCTGAACTCATGGGCTGGATTGCAAACCATCCGGAACACCTTTCCAAAATGCTCTTCATTCTGGGAAAAACCCTGGGCAAAGCCTGGGACAGTGCGGCCCTTGCGGCTCTCTGGGGTATGATGATGACAGCCCCGAAGTCTTTCAGAAAAAATGCGGCCCGTGCTGGATTTGAAACGGGCTTTGACATGGGCGACCGGATCTTTCAGGCTCTGCTGGATCATCCTCAGGGACTCTGGGTTGGGAAGGTGGATAGGGAAAAAAACCTTGATGAAGTCAAAACCCCTTCCGGAAAGATCGATCTTTTCATTGAAGAGCTGGCGGAAAAGGCGGCATCCCTCAATGCAGCAGAAGAGATCAAGGCCCTGACCCTGCCGGAGGATTTTCCGCTGGTTCTCAATGCCGGGCGGCACCGCTCCACCAACATGAACACCCAGATGCGTAACCCGGAATGGATTAAAGGGAAAAGGGGCTGCACCATCGCCGTACATCCTGAAGAGGCCGCAAAACTCGGGCTTCAGGACAAAGACACCGTCCGGGTGGTCACGGAAGGGGGTAGTGCCGTAGGCGAGCTGGAGGTGAAAGAGGACGTGCGGCCGGGCATGGTGTTGATTCCCCATGGTTTTGGTCTCATCTATGACGGTGTGAAATGGGGCTTTAATGTGAATGATCTTACCATGCACACCCACCGGGACCCCATCGGAACGCCCCTTCACCGCTTTGTACCCTGCAGGCTTGAGGTCTGTGGGGAAGAAAAGGGGCTGTGA
- a CDS encoding FmdE family protein produces the protein MQIRGLSIEAYLEKIRAFHGHLAPGMVCGGFMVELAFQSLPEGGLYDAIAETRACLPDAIQVLTPCTIGNGWLRIEDTGRFAILLYDKHTGKGVRVALDPERLKKWPEVHIWAMKLKPKKEQDKKRLFTEIIEAGFGLYKVERIVVDRKRFPKKGRIFTCPDCGESFRGSEPGSCEACMGRVVFSPLREERSGMQALPVEEAAGRKVLHDMTRIEPGISKGAAIVKGQSLGDSDIMLLKSMGRERVYVEETGVGERGDSLLHENEAALAFAEKMAGSGIGYLPFPKEGKIDFTAKQGGIFCVNRERLIRFNRCEGVMCATRRNLSPVSSGMVLGGTRAIPLYLEKWDFDRAMEVLAEGPLFSLAPYVFSRLGVLVTGTEVFEGRVADGFLPILEELAAGYGLKVSESRICPDDAKKIAKAASEMVAGGAEVLVVTGGLSVDPDDVTRKALQDEGLVDEVYGAPVLPGAMTLTGRIASTRILGVPAGALYSAPTAMDFLLPWLLADLPITRVDMASLGEGGFLDAGRRKFKGKP, from the coding sequence ATGCAGATCCGGGGTTTATCCATCGAAGCCTATCTGGAAAAAATCAGGGCCTTTCACGGTCATCTGGCTCCGGGCATGGTCTGCGGGGGCTTCATGGTGGAGCTTGCCTTTCAGAGCCTTCCCGAAGGAGGGCTCTACGATGCCATTGCAGAAACCAGAGCCTGCCTGCCCGATGCCATTCAGGTGCTCACCCCCTGCACCATCGGAAACGGCTGGCTGCGCATCGAGGATACGGGCCGTTTTGCCATTCTCCTCTATGACAAGCATACGGGAAAGGGAGTGCGGGTGGCTCTGGATCCGGAACGTCTCAAAAAGTGGCCGGAAGTCCATATCTGGGCCATGAAGCTGAAGCCCAAAAAGGAGCAGGATAAAAAACGGCTCTTCACTGAAATTATCGAAGCGGGTTTCGGGCTTTACAAGGTGGAGCGGATTGTTGTGGACCGGAAGCGTTTTCCCAAAAAAGGCCGGATTTTCACCTGTCCGGACTGCGGCGAAAGTTTCAGGGGATCGGAGCCGGGGTCTTGTGAGGCCTGCATGGGGAGGGTGGTCTTTTCCCCTTTGCGGGAGGAGCGTTCCGGGATGCAGGCCCTTCCCGTGGAAGAGGCTGCGGGCAGAAAAGTCCTGCATGACATGACCCGCATTGAGCCGGGTATTTCCAAGGGGGCGGCCATTGTGAAGGGTCAGAGCCTTGGGGATTCGGATATCATGCTTTTAAAATCCATGGGCCGGGAAAGGGTCTATGTTGAAGAGACCGGGGTGGGGGAGAGGGGGGATTCCCTTCTCCATGAAAACGAGGCCGCCCTTGCCTTTGCGGAAAAAATGGCAGGTTCCGGCATCGGCTACCTCCCCTTTCCCAAGGAAGGAAAGATTGATTTCACGGCAAAGCAGGGTGGGATTTTCTGTGTGAACCGGGAACGCCTTATTCGTTTTAATCGCTGCGAGGGGGTGATGTGCGCTACCCGCAGGAATTTAAGCCCAGTAAGTTCCGGTATGGTGCTGGGTGGCACACGGGCCATTCCCCTCTACCTTGAAAAATGGGACTTTGACAGGGCTATGGAGGTGCTGGCCGAAGGCCCGCTCTTTTCCCTTGCGCCCTATGTTTTTTCACGGCTGGGGGTTCTTGTGACGGGAACGGAGGTGTTTGAAGGCCGGGTTGCGGACGGGTTCCTGCCCATTCTGGAAGAGCTTGCGGCGGGGTATGGTCTGAAAGTCTCGGAAAGCCGCATCTGCCCGGACGATGCAAAAAAGATCGCAAAAGCCGCCTCGGAGATGGTGGCGGGAGGGGCCGAGGTGCTTGTGGTGACCGGAGGCCTTTCTGTTGATCCCGATGATGTGACCCGAAAAGCCCTTCAGGACGAGGGTCTTGTGGATGAGGTTTATGGTGCTCCTGTGCTGCCCGGAGCCATGACCCTTACCGGGCGCATTGCCTCCACCCGTATCCTTGGGGTTCCCGCAGGGGCTCTTTATTCTGCGCCCACGGCCATGGACTTTCTTCTGCCCTGGCTCCTTGCGGATCTCCCCATCACGCGGGTCGACATGGCAAGCCTCGGGGAAGGCGGTTTTCTCGATGCCGGACGCAGGAAATTTAAGGGAAAGCCATGA
- the mobA gene encoding molybdenum cofactor guanylyltransferase: MINDCTGVILAGGRSTRYGGRNKALAPFGEGRLMDAVLRPMTEIFGEKILIVSRETGLYGDFGFPVVADVLPVPGAATGIHAGLFHAKTDTVFVVACDMPFIRPELIRLVLSHMHPPLLALFPCHGKNHLEPLCAAYHRDGLPVLESHILEGKSKVQWIFTNEKKGLVPESLLREADEDLQSFININSPEDARKAREALMMFP, from the coding sequence ATGATAAACGACTGCACGGGTGTTATCCTTGCAGGCGGGCGCAGTACCCGCTACGGAGGGCGGAACAAGGCCCTGGCTCCCTTTGGTGAGGGCCGCCTCATGGATGCCGTGCTCAGGCCCATGACAGAAATTTTTGGCGAAAAAATCCTCATCGTAAGCCGGGAAACCGGCCTCTATGGGGATTTTGGTTTTCCTGTGGTTGCCGATGTTCTTCCCGTTCCCGGAGCTGCCACGGGCATCCATGCAGGCCTTTTTCATGCGAAAACGGATACCGTTTTTGTGGTGGCCTGCGACATGCCCTTCATACGACCGGAGCTGATCCGCCTTGTGCTTTCACACATGCATCCTCCCCTCCTTGCCCTTTTTCCCTGCCATGGGAAAAACCATCTGGAACCCCTGTGCGCCGCCTATCACAGGGACGGCCTTCCTGTCCTTGAAAGCCACATCCTTGAAGGCAAAAGCAAGGTGCAGTGGATTTTTACGAATGAAAAGAAAGGTCTTGTGCCGGAAAGCCTTCTCAGGGAAGCGGATGAAGATCTGCAATCTTTTATCAACATCAATTCACCTGAGGATGCAAGGAAGGCAAGGGAGGCATTAATGATGTTTCCGTGA
- a CDS encoding lipase chaperone, whose protein sequence is MRIFFRHVPRLGWIGIFFLIMTAAILYLYPQGKEEKKIIHANPSSGHEISEDPRSETFSPLPPPPPPVFLEKKDESSPDLMADLMDQKKGEEVRALFAWMTQEFGQVADYVEHMDAVRAWLFENYDNESAEAILAVYDSYIQSEMDLADYLTMQKVPQNREERLAFWEDVRNFRIAHMGETHTEWLFGKEMAEGRYRMDRVEIVSNPDMSAREKLHALQDLDNNYRLERDDPPPLSRNPYQQYRELLEVHKLDLAHMASDAERQERIRALRQETLPEEAVLRMEAVEQEIHTKREREEKYREKREALLRDSSLHAEEKQEKLNILQDQFFGEDAESMRRRERIAAALQERMDASEQKK, encoded by the coding sequence ATGCGGATATTTTTCCGTCATGTACCCCGCCTTGGCTGGATTGGAATTTTCTTTCTGATCATGACGGCTGCGATTCTGTATCTCTACCCTCAGGGAAAAGAAGAAAAAAAAATAATACATGCCAATCCATCCTCAGGCCATGAAATTTCTGAGGATCCCAGAAGCGAGACTTTTTCCCCCCTGCCCCCCCCTCCTCCCCCTGTTTTTCTGGAAAAAAAGGATGAAAGCAGTCCGGATCTGATGGCGGATCTCATGGATCAGAAAAAGGGTGAAGAGGTGCGTGCCCTGTTTGCCTGGATGACCCAGGAGTTCGGTCAGGTTGCAGATTATGTGGAGCACATGGATGCGGTGCGGGCCTGGCTGTTTGAAAATTACGATAACGAGAGTGCCGAAGCCATACTTGCTGTTTATGACTCTTATATCCAGAGTGAGATGGATCTTGCGGACTACCTTACCATGCAGAAGGTACCGCAAAACCGGGAAGAACGCCTGGCTTTCTGGGAGGATGTCCGAAATTTCCGTATCGCCCATATGGGTGAAACCCATACGGAATGGCTTTTTGGAAAGGAAATGGCGGAGGGCCGATATCGCATGGACCGGGTGGAGATTGTGTCCAATCCGGACATGAGTGCCCGGGAAAAACTTCACGCCCTGCAGGATCTGGATAACAATTACCGCTTGGAAAGAGATGATCCCCCTCCCCTTTCCCGGAATCCCTATCAGCAATACCGTGAACTTCTGGAAGTGCATAAGCTCGATCTTGCCCACATGGCTTCCGATGCGGAAAGGCAAGAGCGTATCCGTGCCCTGAGACAGGAAACCCTTCCAGAAGAAGCCGTACTACGCATGGAGGCTGTGGAACAGGAGATTCACACAAAACGGGAAAGGGAAGAAAAGTACAGAGAGAAAAGGGAAGCCCTTCTTAGGGATAGCTCCCTGCATGCTGAAGAAAAACAGGAGAAACTGAACATCCTTCAGGACCAATTCTTTGGAGAAGATGCGGAGTCCATGCGCAGGCGTGAGCGCATTGCTGCGGCATTGCAGGAGCGCATGGATGCTTCAGAGCAAAAAAAATAA
- a CDS encoding esterase/lipase family protein: MYGKTAPLTAIFLFCVFISAAQAKYDTQYPIVLAHGMGASEKIVGIMDYWGAIPSALERAGAEVYVTSVNGMDSTEAKAIDFNNQVLQILASSGAKKVNIIGHSHGTLYSRYAISNLDLGDKVASHTSIAGPHQGSKLADMIMNGVPGELHGLAGGAMDIIYALIMGDQNPDSLANGWDVTTEIVQDHFNPNTPDIDGIYYQSWAAKAKWGAPSVLMQVPWLIMLGLEGENDGLVSVESAQWGDFRGVQQAAWYSPGCDHLNVVGMFFGITPGFNAPEFYKSIAADLKQKGH; this comes from the coding sequence ATGTATGGAAAAACCGCACCTTTGACCGCAATCTTCCTGTTTTGTGTTTTCATTTCGGCTGCGCAGGCAAAATATGACACCCAATATCCCATAGTGCTGGCCCACGGCATGGGTGCTTCTGAAAAAATTGTGGGTATCATGGATTACTGGGGCGCCATCCCTTCAGCTCTGGAGCGGGCAGGGGCTGAGGTATATGTGACCTCTGTCAATGGCATGGACTCCACGGAAGCAAAAGCCATTGATTTCAATAATCAGGTTCTTCAAATCCTTGCATCATCCGGTGCAAAAAAAGTAAATATTATCGGCCACTCCCATGGCACCCTCTATTCCCGCTATGCCATCAGCAATCTGGATCTTGGGGATAAAGTTGCCAGCCACACCAGTATTGCAGGCCCCCATCAGGGTAGCAAGTTGGCCGATATGATTATGAATGGAGTTCCGGGAGAACTGCATGGTCTGGCAGGAGGTGCCATGGACATAATCTATGCCCTTATTATGGGGGATCAGAATCCCGACAGCCTTGCCAATGGCTGGGATGTGACCACGGAGATCGTGCAGGATCACTTCAATCCCAATACTCCTGATATAGATGGGATCTATTATCAAAGCTGGGCAGCTAAGGCCAAGTGGGGAGCACCCAGTGTGCTAATGCAGGTGCCCTGGCTCATCATGCTGGGCCTTGAAGGAGAAAATGACGGCCTTGTCAGTGTGGAAAGTGCCCAATGGGGAGACTTCAGGGGCGTACAGCAGGCGGCCTGGTATTCTCCGGGCTGTGATCATCTGAATGTCGTAGGTATGTTTTTTGGTATCACCCCCGGTTTCAACGCCCCGGAATTTTATAAGAGCATTGCTGCGGATCTGAAACAAAAAGGTCATTGA
- a CDS encoding sigma-54-dependent transcriptional regulator, translating to MTTAKILVVDDDDAHRKMLKTLLSGFGYGIEEAQSGEEALEMVKKDAMDTILMDVRMAGISGIEALEQMLSWNPALPIIIMTAYSSVNSARRALKAGAYDYLTKPLDFDELRILLSRSLEHSRLKDENRRLKEQVAAHPGLPDIIGKSTVMKKMMEMLTAMASSEATVLITGPSGTGKELIAKAIHAMGPRKDRPFIPLNCAAFTDALLESELFGHEKGAFTGADRRREGRFMQADGGTLFLDEIGETSPAMQAKLLRALQEGEVQRVGSDRVLKVDVRILAATNQDLVRSVKEKTFREDLYYRLNVLHLQIPPLNERNGDIPLLAHHFLRHYAEKNRKHVLRFSPRAMDALLHHKWPGNVRELENAVERAVILCPADTITEDHLPMGIADCLPSGELGKTLADLERQAILKTLEQAAGNKSEAARILGITRATLHNKLKLYGEP from the coding sequence ATGACAACAGCAAAGATCCTTGTGGTGGATGATGATGATGCGCACAGAAAAATGCTGAAAACCCTGCTCTCAGGTTTTGGCTATGGGATTGAAGAGGCACAAAGTGGCGAAGAAGCACTGGAAATGGTTAAAAAAGATGCCATGGATACCATACTCATGGATGTCCGCATGGCAGGGATTTCCGGCATTGAGGCCTTAGAGCAGATGCTGAGCTGGAACCCGGCCCTCCCCATCATCATCATGACTGCCTATTCTTCCGTAAATTCTGCACGCAGAGCCCTGAAAGCCGGGGCCTACGACTACCTGACCAAGCCTCTGGACTTTGATGAACTCCGTATTCTTTTATCCCGCTCCCTGGAACACAGTCGCCTGAAAGATGAAAACCGTCGTTTGAAAGAGCAGGTGGCAGCCCACCCCGGCCTTCCCGATATCATAGGTAAAAGTACGGTAATGAAAAAAATGATGGAAATGCTTACGGCCATGGCCAGCAGCGAAGCCACCGTACTAATCACAGGCCCGTCCGGTACTGGTAAAGAGCTCATAGCCAAAGCCATCCATGCCATGGGTCCCAGAAAAGACAGACCCTTTATCCCCTTAAACTGCGCTGCCTTCACGGATGCCCTGCTTGAATCGGAACTCTTCGGGCATGAAAAGGGTGCCTTTACCGGAGCAGACCGCAGGCGTGAAGGCCGCTTTATGCAGGCCGATGGTGGCACCCTTTTTCTCGATGAAATCGGTGAGACCTCCCCTGCCATGCAGGCAAAACTGCTGAGGGCTCTTCAGGAGGGGGAGGTGCAAAGGGTGGGCAGCGACAGAGTTCTGAAGGTGGATGTTCGGATTCTTGCGGCAACCAACCAGGATCTGGTCCGATCCGTCAAGGAAAAAACCTTCAGGGAAGATCTGTATTACAGACTCAATGTATTGCATCTGCAGATCCCGCCACTGAATGAACGCAATGGAGATATTCCTTTACTGGCCCATCACTTCCTGCGTCACTATGCAGAAAAAAACCGAAAACATGTACTGCGCTTTTCCCCCAGAGCCATGGATGCCCTTTTACATCACAAATGGCCTGGCAATGTGCGGGAACTGGAAAATGCCGTGGAGAGGGCTGTTATCCTCTGCCCTGCAGACACCATTACAGAAGACCATCTGCCCATGGGTATAGCAGACTGCCTCCCTTCCGGAGAATTGGGCAAAACCCTTGCGGATCTGGAGCGTCAGGCAATTTTAAAAACCCTGGAGCAGGCTGCAGGAAATAAATCCGAAGCCGCAAGGATACTTGGTATTACACGGGCAACCCTGCACAACAAGCTGAAACTCTATGGAGAACCATGA
- a CDS encoding ATP-binding protein, producing the protein MSHQTVSSTLPISGSRWLIPALILIFALSILSMVLAFHQRTQRDMVHILQEKGHLLARSLEAGTRTGMMGRLGEATQLKTLFEETTALPDIFYILLTDSSGQVYINADPDGLARRSLSQSILQKLTQNDKVGWTISGKGENRHFIFHQTFTPVVRPMEKHSMMHPMKRQAIARKAAESPCGSPFCGDLFQPSSPQKTLVVGMDVQALDTARSKDIQHTFILAGVLLLLAVFGIIALFRAEALRYSRLRLKDTQAMSMEIIRSFPAGLLVLDAHGRLRFANKTAEALLQKPLQKLIGQDIAPHLPDALSHLIQNTESRIPESEILLPAKTSTIPISAGISAIKNENGILGKVLVLRDLSEIRRLEEEVRRKEKLAAVGQLAAGVAHEIRNPLSSIKGFATHFRQLFPSESPHHEAADILIREVNRMDRVIGELLEFARPSDIQPVKTFPLPLIQHALRLIAPDAEIKKIKISENLTPLPEIRLDPDRFTQVMLNLCLNAIQAMDEGGTLGIRARTEASFLILDIEDTGKGMAEEDISKIFDPFYTTKSKGTGLGLAVVEKIITAHGGKIRVDSILAKGTRFSLSFPL; encoded by the coding sequence ATGTCACACCAAACCGTATCTTCAACCCTTCCCATCAGCGGTTCCAGGTGGCTGATTCCGGCACTGATCCTTATTTTTGCCCTGTCCATACTAAGCATGGTTCTTGCCTTTCATCAGCGAACCCAGAGGGATATGGTCCACATACTTCAGGAAAAGGGACATCTTCTTGCCAGATCCCTTGAAGCCGGAACCCGCACGGGCATGATGGGCAGACTGGGGGAAGCCACACAACTCAAAACCCTTTTTGAAGAAACCACCGCACTCCCTGATATCTTCTATATTCTTCTGACGGATTCCTCCGGCCAGGTTTATATTAACGCAGATCCCGATGGTCTTGCCCGACGCAGTCTTTCCCAATCCATACTACAAAAACTTACTCAAAACGATAAGGTAGGATGGACCATATCCGGCAAAGGCGAAAACCGTCATTTTATCTTCCACCAGACCTTCACCCCTGTGGTACGCCCCATGGAAAAACATTCCATGATGCATCCGATGAAAAGACAGGCCATTGCCCGCAAAGCAGCAGAATCCCCATGCGGATCTCCTTTCTGCGGAGATCTGTTCCAGCCTTCCAGCCCCCAGAAAACCCTTGTTGTCGGTATGGATGTACAGGCTCTGGATACAGCCCGCAGCAAAGACATACAGCATACCTTCATCCTTGCCGGTGTCCTGCTGCTTCTGGCTGTTTTTGGTATCATAGCCCTTTTTCGGGCCGAAGCACTCCGTTACTCCAGATTGCGTCTGAAGGATACCCAGGCCATGTCCATGGAAATCATACGCTCCTTTCCCGCAGGTCTTCTGGTGCTGGATGCCCATGGACGGCTGCGCTTTGCAAATAAAACCGCAGAAGCCCTCTTGCAGAAACCCCTGCAGAAACTCATAGGGCAGGATATTGCACCCCATCTGCCCGACGCACTTTCCCACCTGATTCAAAACACTGAATCCCGGATACCGGAATCAGAGATTCTTCTTCCGGCAAAAACAAGCACCATTCCCATATCCGCAGGCATTTCTGCCATAAAAAATGAAAACGGCATCCTCGGCAAAGTGCTGGTGCTCAGGGATTTAAGTGAAATAAGACGCCTGGAAGAAGAAGTCCGGCGCAAAGAAAAACTTGCAGCCGTAGGTCAGCTTGCCGCAGGGGTGGCCCATGAGATCCGCAACCCCTTAAGTTCCATCAAAGGATTTGCAACACACTTCCGCCAGCTTTTTCCAAGTGAAAGCCCCCACCATGAAGCGGCTGATATTCTAATTCGGGAAGTCAACCGGATGGACCGTGTAATTGGTGAGCTGCTGGAATTTGCAAGACCATCGGACATTCAACCCGTTAAGACCTTCCCCCTGCCCCTTATTCAGCATGCCCTCCGTCTCATTGCACCGGATGCTGAAATAAAAAAAATTAAGATAAGTGAGAATCTGACTCCATTGCCTGAAATCCGCCTGGATCCGGACCGCTTCACCCAGGTGATGCTCAACCTCTGCCTGAACGCCATACAGGCTATGGATGAAGGCGGAACCCTTGGTATCAGGGCAAGAACAGAAGCATCTTTTCTAATTCTCGATATAGAGGATACGGGTAAAGGCATGGCAGAAGAAGACATCTCAAAAATATTTGACCCTTTCTATACCACCAAAAGCAAGGGGACAGGCCTTGGACTGGCCGTGGTGGAAAAAATAATCACAGCCCACGGCGGCAAGATACGGGTGGACAGTATTCTGGCAAAAGGCACCCGCTTTTCCCTGTCCTTTCCCCTATAA
- a CDS encoding periplasmic heavy metal sensor, translated as MKKLVFLMIGMALAGVLVVQGFAWSGGHGRAKGGMGACVEVSPENRAAFMKDTVEIRVAMETNRAELAALMTEEHPDQARLEVVFQDMGRYKTAMALKAREHGLTGMGEGCPCTGTGMRHGRRGGAGVE; from the coding sequence ATGAAAAAATTAGTCTTTCTTATGATTGGAATGGCATTGGCTGGTGTGCTGGTGGTTCAGGGTTTTGCCTGGAGTGGGGGGCATGGCCGGGCTAAGGGGGGAATGGGTGCATGTGTGGAGGTGTCTCCTGAAAACAGGGCTGCCTTCATGAAAGATACTGTCGAGATTCGGGTTGCCATGGAAACGAATAGGGCTGAACTGGCTGCCTTGATGACAGAGGAACATCCCGATCAGGCCAGGCTGGAAGTTGTTTTTCAGGATATGGGAAGGTACAAGACTGCCATGGCACTGAAGGCCAGAGAACATGGTCTGACCGGAATGGGTGAGGGCTGCCCCTGCACAGGTACAGGTATGCGCCATGGCCGAAGGGGTGGTGCAGGAGTAGAGTAA
- the rsmA gene encoding 16S rRNA (adenine(1518)-N(6)/adenine(1519)-N(6))-dimethyltransferase RsmA, whose product MTAPQTLLKAWNLKPKKDMGQNFLTDPSTPEMILDRAGIREACGQTIIEIGPGLGAMTIPAARRADHVHAVELDREIIPLLETEIRVAGCNNVTVHSGSILKVDLEPMLAEGRSTLVIGNLPYNISSQILIRLLSFRHRITRGVFMLQTEMAERIVAAPGSRDYGRLSVAMQYCGSVRILASVKAHLFYPKPKVDSSIIEVVFPERPLLQSENEKLFFDVVRAAFGLRRKTLRNSLASGLKELTPQNAEKLLIEADIEPSRRAETLEVAEFVRLADCFIKYK is encoded by the coding sequence ATGACAGCACCCCAGACCCTTCTTAAAGCCTGGAATCTGAAACCCAAAAAAGATATGGGACAGAATTTTCTGACAGACCCGTCCACCCCGGAAATGATTCTGGACCGGGCTGGCATCCGTGAAGCCTGCGGACAGACAATAATTGAAATCGGCCCCGGCCTTGGAGCCATGACCATTCCCGCAGCCAGGAGGGCAGATCATGTCCATGCCGTTGAGCTGGACAGGGAAATCATCCCTTTGCTGGAAACAGAAATACGTGTTGCAGGCTGCAATAATGTCACCGTACATTCCGGCAGCATTCTCAAGGTGGACCTGGAACCCATGCTGGCCGAAGGCCGGAGTACCCTTGTGATCGGAAACCTCCCCTACAATATTTCATCCCAGATTCTTATCCGCCTCCTTTCCTTCCGTCACCGTATTACACGCGGCGTATTCATGCTGCAGACAGAAATGGCCGAACGTATTGTAGCAGCTCCGGGCAGTCGTGATTACGGCAGACTTTCCGTGGCCATGCAATACTGCGGGAGCGTCCGCATTCTTGCTTCTGTCAAAGCCCATCTGTTTTATCCTAAACCAAAGGTGGATTCATCCATAATTGAGGTGGTTTTCCCTGAAAGACCGCTGCTCCAGTCAGAAAATGAAAAGCTGTTTTTCGATGTGGTAAGGGCCGCCTTCGGCCTTAGGCGTAAAACCTTAAGAAACAGTCTTGCCTCCGGCCTGAAAGAACTGACACCCCAAAATGCGGAAAAGCTTCTGATTGAAGCAGACATTGAACCCAGCCGAAGGGCAGAAACCCTTGAGGTTGCAGAATTTGTCAGACTGGCGGATTGTTTCATTAAATATAAATGA